The following coding sequences lie in one Tichowtungia aerotolerans genomic window:
- a CDS encoding HpcH/HpaI aldolase family protein, with product MKNHVRKALLDCKPTLGTWMQIGHPVPAEILANAGYEWVCVDAEHTDICIDSIIEIMRAMAHTTTVPVVRVSQNSTIEIRQMLDAGAKGIIVPMVNTAADAKKAVAAAKYPPQGVRGFGYCRANKHGVEFDQYVKNANDDIFVVAQVEHIDGVNNIDEILAVEGIDGVFIGPYDLSGSLNIPGKLDDPRVQDALQKVLNACHCAGKSAGLHVVAPEPDQITDALNKGFTFLALSVDMLFMNRLARECLAQAQTVVGENLMSKGPIS from the coding sequence ATGAAAAACCATGTGCGAAAAGCGTTGTTGGATTGCAAACCCACACTGGGAACCTGGATGCAGATCGGGCATCCCGTGCCGGCCGAGATTCTGGCCAATGCAGGGTATGAGTGGGTTTGCGTGGATGCGGAACATACCGACATCTGCATTGACAGTATTATTGAGATCATGCGAGCCATGGCGCATACAACCACGGTGCCGGTCGTGCGGGTTTCTCAGAACAGTACCATTGAAATCCGCCAGATGCTGGATGCTGGTGCCAAGGGAATTATTGTGCCAATGGTCAACACGGCTGCGGATGCAAAAAAGGCGGTGGCCGCAGCGAAATATCCGCCGCAGGGGGTGCGAGGGTTCGGATACTGCCGCGCCAACAAGCATGGCGTGGAATTCGATCAGTATGTGAAAAACGCCAATGACGATATTTTTGTGGTTGCGCAGGTTGAGCATATTGACGGCGTGAACAACATTGATGAAATTCTGGCCGTGGAGGGGATCGACGGCGTGTTTATCGGTCCATACGACTTGAGCGGGTCGCTCAATATTCCCGGTAAGCTAGATGATCCGCGCGTACAGGACGCACTGCAGAAGGTGCTGAATGCTTGTCACTGTGCCGGGAAATCCGCCGGGCTGCATGTCGTGGCTCCGGAGCCGGATCAAATTACGGATGCGCTCAATAAAGGATTCACATTTCTGGCTTTGAGCGTGGACATGCTGTTTATGAATCGGCTGGCGAGGGAATGTTTGGCGCAGGCCCAGACCGTTGTCGGTGAAAACCTGATGTCGAAGGGTCCAATCTCATGA
- a CDS encoding alpha-mannosidase, with product MSNEKQIGHVVAHAHWDREWRYPVWHHINALCGMMKQLMDLLESDPRYKSFIMDAQSVPITDYLDLYPEDESRLRKLIEEDRIQVGPWYTLPDQFPVDAECLVRNLMKGRRISDELGKTMKIGYTTFGWGQPAQMPQIYADFGISVVLGGKNVSPERTGANEYLWEGPDGTVALASKLGVQARANLFKFLTIPAIFNKENIGAEWWFNWEGLGDIFGYADAENYWQDFHRFNRGTTFYPEKIPDSFNRAWDTTDGTLIRNHRLLFDGGDFTFPQPLLPKIIEKVNELDDSRKLVHGTLDDYVDILEQMDQSQLRTVQGELRDGPEPACTPNALATRSDIKQKNRSVQNKLIRCAEPMACLAGQHGLPAQAPFLDKAWDYLLKSQPHDSINGVVQDKTSRDTMSRLDQADELATVVTENSVRHLLTQIQRPVDDSKEIALCIFNPLPFPRRETLSAVIATPVEWHADTLNICELDGTALAVDQTGRERISIPVSETDSRPWPFDVTRHFIDFDTGEIPALGYKVLKVSGQGSYDVQLLWNDTRRRNEPLIKAPNVLENEFLKVTVQFDGTVDLDDKQTGQVFRGLHYFESSGDSGDGWLRYLPNKNQTHLSLGQPVRIYVSHDSDLRATITTEMTWMLPAKVDLAASSRDGELKPVTIRSEISLRYGSRRVEFKTMVENTVSNHRLRVMFPTDIAATHSDAEGHFYVDHRPVEPVREADGKYRPGMCTHPQQSFVDVSDGTNGLAVLNGGLCEYELLNEERRTLALSLLRSSHMRICTEPRAGAVFPTQNGWEMLGSYEFSYAIYPHMGDWNAGDVYSETQRMIVAPVVVQSNSRQEGSLPAEYSLLSVQGAQVSSVKPLESGEGILVRLFNPSEEKIDAVLTASVQRAVVMNMNEEEQGELPVDDGVVRVSLAACKVVSIGLLKGGE from the coding sequence ATGAGTAACGAGAAACAGATCGGCCACGTCGTGGCTCATGCCCATTGGGATCGCGAATGGCGCTATCCGGTGTGGCACCACATCAACGCGCTGTGCGGCATGATGAAACAGCTGATGGATTTGCTGGAAAGTGATCCGCGCTATAAAAGTTTTATCATGGATGCGCAGAGTGTGCCGATTACCGACTATCTGGATTTGTATCCGGAGGATGAATCCCGCCTACGCAAACTGATCGAAGAGGATCGTATTCAGGTCGGTCCGTGGTATACGCTGCCCGACCAGTTCCCGGTCGATGCTGAGTGCCTCGTGCGTAACTTGATGAAAGGCCGCCGGATCTCTGATGAGCTCGGCAAAACCATGAAGATCGGCTACACCACCTTCGGATGGGGGCAGCCCGCTCAGATGCCGCAGATCTATGCCGATTTCGGAATTTCCGTGGTGCTTGGCGGAAAAAACGTCAGTCCGGAACGGACCGGTGCCAACGAATATCTGTGGGAAGGACCGGATGGGACGGTGGCATTGGCTTCCAAGCTCGGCGTGCAGGCCCGCGCCAACCTCTTCAAGTTCCTGACAATTCCGGCGATATTCAACAAAGAGAACATCGGTGCTGAATGGTGGTTCAACTGGGAGGGCCTTGGGGATATTTTCGGCTATGCCGACGCGGAAAACTACTGGCAGGATTTCCACCGCTTTAACCGCGGAACGACCTTCTACCCTGAAAAAATTCCGGACTCGTTCAACCGCGCATGGGACACCACCGACGGCACGTTGATTCGCAACCACCGCCTGCTGTTTGATGGCGGCGATTTTACCTTTCCGCAGCCGCTGCTTCCTAAGATTATCGAAAAGGTGAATGAACTGGATGATTCCCGCAAACTGGTTCACGGAACCCTCGATGATTATGTAGATATCCTTGAACAGATGGATCAATCTCAACTGCGCACGGTTCAAGGCGAGCTGCGCGACGGGCCTGAGCCGGCTTGCACGCCGAATGCGCTGGCTACCCGCAGCGATATTAAGCAAAAGAACCGGTCGGTACAAAACAAGCTGATCCGCTGTGCCGAGCCGATGGCCTGCCTCGCCGGACAGCACGGCCTTCCAGCGCAGGCACCGTTCCTCGACAAGGCGTGGGACTACCTGCTCAAATCGCAACCGCACGATTCGATCAATGGCGTGGTGCAGGACAAAACCTCGCGCGACACGATGAGTCGGCTCGACCAGGCTGATGAGCTCGCCACCGTTGTCACCGAAAACTCGGTGCGCCATCTGCTCACGCAGATTCAGCGCCCGGTCGATGACAGCAAAGAAATTGCGCTGTGCATTTTCAATCCGCTGCCGTTCCCTCGCCGCGAAACGCTCAGCGCCGTGATCGCCACCCCGGTGGAATGGCATGCCGACACGCTGAACATTTGCGAACTCGACGGCACGGCGCTGGCGGTAGACCAGACTGGCCGCGAGCGTATCAGCATTCCGGTAAGCGAAACCGATTCGCGCCCGTGGCCGTTCGATGTCACCCGCCATTTTATTGACTTCGACACCGGCGAGATCCCGGCTCTCGGATACAAAGTGCTCAAGGTCTCCGGGCAGGGCAGCTACGACGTACAGCTTTTGTGGAATGACACTCGCCGCAGAAACGAGCCGCTTATCAAAGCGCCGAATGTGCTCGAAAACGAATTTTTGAAAGTGACGGTTCAGTTTGACGGAACCGTCGATCTGGACGACAAGCAAACCGGGCAGGTTTTTCGAGGACTGCACTATTTTGAAAGCTCGGGCGACAGCGGCGACGGATGGCTGCGGTATCTGCCGAACAAAAATCAAACTCATCTCTCTTTGGGACAGCCGGTTCGCATCTATGTTTCACACGACTCCGATCTGCGGGCCACAATTACCACGGAGATGACCTGGATGCTGCCTGCCAAGGTGGATCTGGCTGCGTCCAGCCGCGACGGCGAGCTGAAGCCGGTGACGATTCGTTCGGAAATCAGTCTGCGTTATGGAAGCCGCCGGGTTGAATTTAAAACGATGGTTGAAAATACTGTTTCCAACCACCGCCTGCGGGTGATGTTCCCGACAGATATCGCGGCGACGCACTCGGATGCCGAAGGGCATTTTTATGTCGACCACCGCCCGGTGGAGCCGGTGCGCGAGGCCGATGGAAAATATCGTCCCGGTATGTGTACTCATCCGCAACAGTCATTTGTGGATGTGAGCGACGGAACAAACGGCCTCGCCGTACTCAACGGCGGACTGTGCGAGTATGAATTGCTTAACGAAGAGCGTCGTACGCTGGCACTGAGCCTTCTGCGATCATCGCACATGCGCATCTGTACCGAGCCGCGTGCCGGCGCTGTGTTCCCGACCCAGAACGGATGGGAAATGCTGGGAAGCTATGAGTTCAGCTATGCGATTTACCCGCATATGGGTGACTGGAACGCCGGAGACGTTTATTCAGAAACGCAGCGCATGATCGTGGCTCCAGTGGTTGTGCAGAGCAATAGCCGTCAGGAAGGTTCGCTACCTGCTGAATACAGCCTGTTATCTGTACAGGGCGCACAGGTCAGTTCGGTCAAGCCGCTCGAGAGTGGCGAGGGAATTCTGGTGCGTCTGTTTAATCCGTCGGAGGAGAAGATCGATGCCGTTCTGACTGCATCGGTGCAGCGTGCGGTTGTAATGAATATGAATGAAGAAGAGCAGGGCGAACTTCCGGTGGACGACGGCGTTGTGAGGGTTTCGCTGGCGGCCTGCAAAGTCGTGTCAATTGGACTGCTGAAAGGGGGAGAATAA
- a CDS encoding sodium:solute symporter family transporter, translated as MTESIHLLDYGIIGLYLLAMLIIGWLCSRKNKSSDEYFMARSSMPGWATGFSLMATMISSMSFLATPGFAFKENWRYIPTNFLFLIAAFMGIYIFMPIFRRSGIASGYEYLERRFGSWARIYTATGYVLMQSARLGLVTYTVSLPLQILTGLPLPLLIVLVGVVVAAYTIAGGLRAVIWTDMVQGIGLMIGALICVPIVLKGIPGGVGELFSIAHQDGKLSLGDFDFTVAKITFWVMILPAIFNQLWCVEQATIQRYVAPKTEKEAKKAIWLGVLMVIPMWVYFSALGTGLYVFYKLNPEPLLDGMVAEQVLPFFILTQVPAGLAGVVIIGLLAAAQSSLSSSISASASIVTTDFYRRFFVKERSEEHYLTASRWISCVFGVVMIGLALLIYYMRTMTIQDLNTMIQSIFSCGIFALFMLGILTKRVENRAALSCSLVTLALVVSWLVIDAKIPSLAGYLPHKFWMPILSNLFLFASAFGASYLVREQRRLDLKNLTLRTMKNER; from the coding sequence ATGACCGAGAGCATACATCTTTTAGACTACGGCATTATCGGACTCTATCTGCTTGCTATGTTGATCATCGGCTGGCTCTGTTCGCGGAAAAATAAAAGCTCAGATGAATATTTTATGGCCCGGTCATCGATGCCCGGCTGGGCAACCGGATTTTCGCTGATGGCCACGATGATCAGCTCGATGAGTTTTCTGGCGACACCTGGTTTTGCCTTTAAAGAAAATTGGCGCTACATACCAACCAACTTCCTGTTCCTGATTGCCGCGTTTATGGGCATTTATATATTTATGCCGATTTTTCGCCGCTCCGGAATCGCTTCCGGATACGAATATCTGGAGCGCCGCTTCGGAAGCTGGGCCAGAATCTATACCGCTACAGGATATGTACTGATGCAGTCGGCACGGCTCGGGCTGGTCACCTATACGGTCAGTCTGCCTCTGCAGATTCTAACCGGTCTGCCTCTGCCTCTGCTGATCGTCCTCGTCGGAGTCGTCGTTGCCGCCTACACCATCGCCGGCGGCCTTCGTGCCGTGATCTGGACCGACATGGTGCAGGGGATCGGCCTGATGATCGGGGCACTGATTTGTGTGCCGATTGTGCTTAAAGGGATCCCCGGAGGCGTAGGCGAGCTTTTTTCCATTGCGCACCAGGACGGCAAACTCTCGCTGGGCGACTTTGACTTTACTGTTGCGAAGATCACTTTCTGGGTGATGATTCTCCCGGCGATTTTCAACCAGCTCTGGTGCGTGGAGCAGGCGACCATTCAGCGTTATGTGGCACCGAAAACGGAGAAAGAAGCCAAAAAAGCGATCTGGCTCGGCGTGCTGATGGTGATTCCGATGTGGGTTTATTTCAGCGCACTCGGAACCGGCCTCTATGTGTTCTACAAACTGAATCCAGAGCCGTTGCTCGACGGCATGGTGGCGGAGCAGGTGTTGCCGTTCTTCATTTTAACGCAGGTTCCGGCCGGACTGGCGGGGGTGGTCATCATCGGACTGCTGGCTGCTGCGCAGTCGTCGCTCTCTTCGTCGATCAGCGCCTCGGCTTCCATTGTCACCACCGACTTCTATCGCCGCTTTTTCGTAAAAGAGCGCTCAGAGGAACACTACCTCACGGCCTCTCGCTGGATTTCTTGTGTCTTCGGGGTGGTGATGATCGGTCTGGCGCTGCTGATCTATTACATGCGCACCATGACCATCCAGGATCTCAACACCATGATTCAGTCGATCTTCAGTTGCGGAATTTTTGCTTTGTTCATGCTCGGCATCCTGACCAAAAGGGTGGAAAACCGTGCGGCATTGAGCTGCTCGCTGGTAACGCTTGCTCTGGTGGTGTCATGGCTTGTCATTGATGCTAAAATTCCTTCGTTGGCCGGATACCTTCCGCACAAGTTCTGGATGCCGATTCTGTCCAACTTGTTCCTGTTTGCCTCGGCTTTTGGTGCAAGTTATCTGGTGCGCGAACA